The following DNA comes from Burkholderia sp. HI2500.
CCGCGCCGTTCGGGCGTGCGCCGCGCATCAGCGTGTCGTTCCGGCCGATCGTGGCCGACACCGAGGCGGCCGCATGGGAGAAGGCCGAGGCGATCCGCGAACGCGTGCGCGCGGCGCGGCTCGCGAACGGCCAGCCGATCGCCGGCCATGCGCCCCAGAATGCCGGTTCGCAACGGCTGATGGCGGCGGCCGCGCAGGGCGACGTGCTCGACGAGCGGCTGTGGATGGGTGTCGCCAACCTGACCGGCGCACGCTGGAATTCGACCGCGCTGGTCGGCACGCCCGAACAGGTCGCGCGGGCGCTCGGCGCGTATTACCGGCTCGGCGTGTCGACGTTCCTGATTCGCGGGTTCGATCCGCTGGACGACGCGCTCGATTACGGGCGCGAGCTGATTCCGGCGATTCATGCGCAGGTCGCGGAACTCGACCGGTATCACGCGGCGGTGACGGCGTAGGCTTCTACAGCCAGCGATGTTGCTTCGACGCGCCCCGGCATTGCCATCGTGCAATGTGCCGGGGCGATGTCATGTCGGGCATCGCCCCATCGACGCCGTCAAAACGACGGCAGCCCCGGCGGATTGGTCTCCGCACGCGCAATCGCCTCACTCTGCAAACCCCAGCGCGCGAGCGCCTGCCCGTAGCGGCCGCTGCCGATCAGCGCGTTCGTCGCAAGCGTCAGCGCGGGTGCGAGCCCGCTGCCGCGCCGCGTCGCGATCGCCACGTCGGCGTTGGCCGGCCAGCCCGCATTGACGACGCCGACGCGGCGGATCTTGCCGGTGCGCGCGGCCTCTTACGCGAGCGACGCGTTCGGGTTCAGCTCCGCATCGGCGCGACCCGACAGCAGCGCGACGCGCGACGCCGCATCGTCGTCGAAATAGAGCAGCTCGGCCGGTTTCAGCCCCTGCGCCACGTTGCGCTTGTTCCACTCGAGCAGGATGCGCTCCTGGCTCGTCCCCGCGCCGGTGATGATGCGCAGGCCGGCGATGTCCTTCGGCTCGGCGAGCTTCGCGATCGGGCTGCCGGTACGCACGTAGAAGCCGTGCAACCCGAGCCGGTAGGTCGTGAAATCGTATTTCTCCTTGCGCTTCTCGGTCACGCCGACGTTCGAGATCACCGCGTCGTACTTGCCGGACGTCAGCCCGAGCGGCCAGTCGGCCCACGCGATCGGCAGCAGCACGAGCGTGCGGCCGAGCGCGTCGGCGACGAGCTGCGCATAGTCGGGGTCGGCGCCGACCACGGTGCGCGCGTCGGTCGCGTAGGTCGACACGGGCGGCGCGTGCGGTGAAATCGCGACCGTGAACGCGCCGTCGCGTACCCAGCGGTAGCCGGCTGCCGCACGGATCGCCGCGTCGTCGGGTTGCGCGCGCGGGCGGCCGGCCTGGCGCGGATCGAGATCCGCGGTCGCGGCGGCTGCCTGCACCGCGTGCCATGGAAGGCTGCCCGCTGCCGCGACCAGCGCCGCGGTCATGAACTGGCGTCGGTCGGTCATCGTGCGGCACCTCGCAGGTCGTGAGCGGTGCGCATCACAGCACCCGCGACAGGAACGCGCGCGTGCGCGGATGCGACGGCGCGTCGAGCACGACGGCCGGCGGCCCGGCTTCGACGATGCGCCCGCGCTCCATGAACAGCACGTTGTCCGCGACTTCGCGCGCGAAGCCGATCTCGTGCGTGACGATCACGAGCGTCGTGCCCGAACGCGCGAGTTCCTTGATCACGTCGAGCACCTCGTTGACGAGCTCGGGATCGAGCGCCGACGTCGGTTCGTCGAACAGCAGCACCTTCGGGCGCAGCGCGAGCGCCCGCGCGATCGCGACGCGCTGCTGCTGGCCGCCGGACAACTGGCGCGGGTACGCATCGGCCTTGTCCGCGAGGCCGACGCGCGCGAGCAGCGTGCGGGCGATGCGTTCGGCGGCGTCGCGCGTGATGCCGCCGACGACGACCGGCGCTTCGACCAGGTTCTCGAGCACGGTCAGGTGCGGGAACAGGTTGAAGTTCTGGAACACCATCCCGACGGCCGTGCGCCGCGTCAGCACGTCGCGCTCCTTCAGTTCGTAGAGCACGTCGCCGTCGCGGCGATAGCCGATCAGTTCGCCGTCGATGTCGATGAAGCCGTCGTCGACGCGTTCGAGATGGTTGATCGTGCGCAGCAGCGTCGACTTGCCCGAGCCCGACGGCCCGACGATCGCGGTCACGCTGCCGCGCGGCGCGACGAACGACACGTTGTCGAGCACGCGCTGCATGCCGAACTGCTTCGACACGCCATGCACGGCCACTTCGCCGCCGGCGCGCGGTGCGACGGCGGTCGCCGCGTCGCTATCGCCGTGAGCCTGCGCGACCGATGCCGCGTGACGGGACGTGACACGCCGCCACAGTGCGCCGAGGCGCGCGAGCGCGAACGTGATGACGGACGGCGGCGGGTTGCGCAGCGCCCCGCGCGCATAGTGCCGCTCGACCTGCACCTGGATGGCCGACAGCACGGTCAGGATGATCAGGTACCAGACGGTGGCGACCATCAGCAGCGGAATCACTTCGAGATTGCGGCGATAGATCACCTGCACCGTATAGAACAGCTCGGGCATCGCGAGCACGTAGACCATCGACGTGCCTTTCGCGAGCATGATCAGGTCGTTGAACGCGGTCGGCAGGATCGCACGCATCGCCTGCGGCAGCACGATCCGCGTGGTCTGGCGGCCGCGCGGCAGCCCGAGCGCGGCGGCCGCCTCGAGCTGGCCCTGGTCGACCGCGAGAATGCCGCCGCGAATCACCTCCGCGGAAAACGCCGCGTGGTGCAGCGTGAGGCCGAGCACGGCCGCGAGGAACGGGCTGATCAGGTCGGTCGTCGGCGTGTCGAACCAGACGATGTCGGTGAACGGCACGCCGAGCCGCACATGCTCGTACAGGTAGCCGAGGTTGTTTAGGATCAGCAGCAGCACGATCAGCGGAATCGAGCGGAACAGCCACACGAAGGTCCACGCGCTCGCCGACAGCAGCCGCGAACGCGACAGCCGGGCCAGCGCGACGAACGCGCCGAGCACGAGGCCGAACACCGCGCCGAGCAGCGTCAGCACCAGCGTGCGCGCGAGCCCCGACAGCACGGGCGGCGACAGGAACCATTCGGCGAACACCGGCCAGCCCCATTGCGGGTTGCCGAGAATCGAATGCAGGACGATCGCGATCAGCGCGACGGCGAGCACGGTGCCGGCCGTGCGCGACCGGTGGCGCGCGGGCACGATCCGGAAACGCGTGCCGGCGTCGCGCGCGCCGGGGGAAGAGAGCGGCGGCAGCGCGCCGCCGAGGTGGGTCGTGTCGCTCATGTCGTGGAAATCCTCGAATCGGTCGGGCGGGCGCGCCGCGCACGGGCGGCGCGGCGGCGGGTGTCAGGCGTGCGCTTCGGCCGCCGTTTCGTGCGGCGCGCCGGGCGCCGCGTGGCGGCTGGCCTTGCGCGGCAGCCCGAGGTGGTCGCGCAGCGTCGCACCGGGCAGGTCGCGGCTGTAGCGCCCGCGTGCCTCGAGCACCGGAATCACGAGTTCGACGAAATCCTCGACGCCCTGCGCCTGCACCGCGAAGCCGAGGATGAAGCCGTCGCCGGCACCGGCGTCGTGCCAGCGGATCAACTCGTCGGCGACATGCTCGGCCGTGCCGATGAAGTTCGGGCGCGGCGTGGCGACCGCCAGCGCCGTCTCGCGCAGCGACAGGCCTTTCTGTTTCGCGTCGGCCTTGATCCGGTCGGTGGTCGAGCGGAAGCTGTTGCGGCCGAGCTCGCCGAGTTCCGGGAACGGCGCATCGAGCGCGTACTGCGTGAAATCGTGGTGATCGAAATAGCGGCCGAGATACGCGAGCGCCTCGTCGATCGTCAGCAGGTTGCGGATCGCCTGGTATTTGTCCTCGGCCTCGGCCGCCGTGCGGCCGACGATCGGCCCGATGCCGGGGAAGATCTTCACGTCGCTGCCTTGCCGGCCGTGCTCGATCGCGCTCTGCTTCACGCGCCGCGTGAACGCGGCCGTTTCGTCGAGCGACGGCGAATGCGTGAACACCGCATCCGCATACTTGCCCGCGAGGCCGATGCCGGTGTCCGACGAACCGGCCTGGAAGATCACCGGCTGCCCCTGCGGCGAGCGCTGGATGTTGAGCGGGCCCGCGACCTGGAAGAAGCGGCCGTGGTGGTCGAGCGTGTGGAGCTTGTCGCGGTCGAAGAAGCGGCCCGTCGCGCGGTCACGCACGAAGGCGTCGTCGTCCCAGCTGTCCCACAGGCCCTGCACGACGTCGAGGTATTCGTCGGCGATCTCGTAGCGCAGTTCGTGATCGGGATGCGCCTTGCCGAAATTCTTCGCGGTGCCTTCGAGCGGCGTCGTCACGACGTTCCAGCCCGCGCGCCCGCCGCTGATCGCATCGAGCGACGCGAGCTGGCGCGCGACCGTGAACGGCTCGCTGTACGACGTCGAGATCGTGCCCGCGAGCCCGATCTTCTTCGTCGCGACCGCGAGCGCCGACAGCACGGTCAGCGGCTCGAAGCGGTTCAGGAAGTGCGGGATCGACTTCTCGTTGATGTACAGGCCGTCCGCGACGAACGCGAACGCGATGCCGGCGGCTTCCGCCTTGCGCGCGATGCCGATCGCGAAATCGAGGTTGATGCTCGCGTCCGGCGGGTTGCTCGGGTGCCGCCATGCATTCATGTGGCTGCCTGCGCCTTGCAGCATCAGGCCGAAGGGAATCGATCGTCGGGTCGTCATGGGAGCGTCACATGTTCTGGTCAGGGGAGAGGGAGCGGTCGGCCGCGAGGGCCGCGTGCAACGGCGTGGCCGACAGCGCGCCGCCGAGCCATTCGGCCGATGCGAGCCGCGCCGCGTAGTCGGTCACCGGCGAATCGATCACGAACGCATCGACGTCGAGCCGCCGGCTCAGCGCATCGAGCGCGCGGTGGATGCGCTCGGGCGTATCGGCCAGCACCGTCGGGCGCAACTCGTCGATCCGGTAGTCGGACGCGCCGCTCTGCCGCGCGAATTCGGCGGCCGCCTGCGCGCTGGCGAGATTGAAGCTCTGGCCGCCCGCGAACTGCAGCTTGAAGATCTTCAGCGGCCCGATCAGCTGCTCGGCCGCGTCGCGCGTGGGCGCGGCCACCGCGTACAGCGCGACCAGCGGCCGGGTGCCGCCCGCGCTGCGGTACGCGTCCAGCGAGCGTTCGAGGTTCGCGTCGTCGCCGTTGAAATGCCCCGCGTAGCAGAAGCGCCAGCCATTGCGCGCGGCGAGCGCGCCGCTGTCCGGCGAGCCGCCGAGCAGGATGCGTTCGGGCGCCTGCGGCGGCACGGGCAGCGCGACGGCACCGGCGAGCGGGTGATCCTCGGCGACGCCCCAGCCGAGAAACGCGTCGAGCTCCGCAAGCTGGCCCGCGAAGTCCGGCTTGCGCGCCTTGTCGTGGAACCACTGCAGCGCGCGCGTGGTCAGCGGCAACCCGCCGGGCGCCTTGCCGATGCCGAGATCGACGCGACCCGGCGCGAGCGCGGCCAGCACCTTGAAGGTCTCGGCGACCTTGAACGGGCTGTAGTGCTGCAGCATCACGCCGCCCGAGCCGACGCGGATGCGCGACGTGTGCGCGAGCAGGTGCGCGACGACGATCTCCGGAGCCGAGCTTGCAAAGGCCGGCGTGCCGTGATGTTCGGCGACCCAGAAGCGCTCGTAGCCGAGCTGTTCGGCGCGCTGCGCGAGCGTCGTGGTGAAGCGCAGCGCGTCGGCGGCGTTCGCGCCGTCGGCGATCGGACTCTTGTCCAGCAACGAAAGCGAATAAGACATGGTGGGCGGCGTTCCTGCGTGAGCGTGGCGTAAGCGTGAAGGGACGGTGAGCGTGCGCGGCGTTCAGCTCTTCGGCAGCCCCGGCGGATTCGTGCGCGACTGGTCGATCGCTTCCGAGGCGAGGTTCCAGCGGTCGAGCACCTGCTGGTAGCGGCCGTTCTTGATCAGCCCGTTCAGCGCGACGGTCAGCGGATCGGCGAGCCCGCTGCCGCGGCGCGTCGCGATCGCGATGTCGGCCGTGCGCGGCCAGCCGCCGCTGATCGCGCCGACGAGGCGCGTCTTGCCTTGCTGCGCGCTCTGGTACGCGAGCACCGAGTTCACGCTGAACACCGCATCGGCGCGGCCCGACTGCACGGCGACGATACGCATCGCCTGGTCGTCGTAGTACTGGATCTGCACGGGTTTCAGCCCGTGCGCGACGTTCTCGCGATCCCACGCGAGCAGGATCTTTTCCTGGTTGGTGCCGGCGTCGGTCACGACGCGCAGCCCCGCGACGTCCTTCGGTTCGCGGATCGCCTGGATCTTGCTGTCGTTGCGCACGTAGAAGCCGACCTGATCCTTGCGGTAGGTCGAGAAATCGAACTTCTGCTTGCGCTCCTCGGTGACGGTGACGTTCGAGATCACCGCGTCGACTTTCCCGGATTCGAGGGCGAGCGGCCAGTCGGCCCACGCGAGCGCGACGATCTTCAGCTTGCGGCCGAGGCTGTCGGACACGAGCTGGCCGACGTCGGCGTCGAAGCCGATCACCGTGCGCGCGTCGGTCGCATACGAGCTGATCGGCGGCAGGCTCGGCGCAACGCCGATCGTCAGCGTGCCGGGTTCGGCGAACTTGAACGACGCGGGCACCGCGCGCTCGACGGCCGCATCGGCCACGCCGCGCGGGCGGCCGCGCTGCTCGGGGCTCAGGTCGAATGTGGCGGCGGCCGCGGCTGCGGCGAACGCGGTCAGGCCGATCAGCGCGGCGGCCAGCGTGCGCACGGCACGGGAAGAAAGCGGTACGGCTCGTTGCATGAAAGCGTCCTGGGGTGGCAAGCGGAAATCGGAGGGAAGCGGGGGGCCGTCGCGGTCAGCGCGACAGCACCGGTTCGGGCACGGGCGCCCACAGGTCGGCCAGCGTCGACGTGCGCGACGGATCGGCGAGATCCTTGCCGAACCGCAGGTGGAAATACGCTTCGGGGTCGATCGACGCATCGAACAGCCGCGTATAGCCGGTGCGGTCGTACAGCGCCCATGCTTCGGGCTGGCGAAAACCGGTGGTCAGGTAGATGCGGCGATAGCCTTGCTGCGCGGCGCGCAGTTCGAGCGCGTCGACGATCACGCGGGCGAGGCCCTGGCGGCGCAGGTCCGAGCGGGTCCAGATGCGTTTGAGTTCGGCGGTCTGCGCGTCGTAGCGCTTGAACGCGCCGCCGCCGATCGTTTCGCCGTCGCGCAGCAGCAGCACGAACGCGCCTTCGGGCGGCGCGAACACTTCGGCCGGGTAGCGTGCGAGTTCTTCGCGGGCGGACGCGTGGCTGTCGGGCCGATACGCGTGGTAACGGGTCGAATACTCGTCGATCAGCGCGTCGATCAGCGGTTGCGCGCGGACGTCGAGCGGCGTCGTGTCGATGATGCGGTCGGTCGTGGCCATGGGCATCGCGAAGGGCGCGCGATGCGGACGTTCCTGGCGGGGTGCGGGCACGCGGCCCGTCCGGTCTGTTCCGTTATCGCGACGCGGTTGTCGTGATGGCGGCGGCCGGTGCGTATCCTGCCGGAATGCAGAGGGCGGGCCGCCGCCGTTTTGAACACGTTAGCGGCGCGGCCGGCAAAGGCGAACGAAGCAATTTCGATAAGGATTTCGCGGGAAGCGTCAGAAGGCTTGCAGCGGGAGTGGGGTGACGGGGGATCGCGCATGCGTCGAGGCGTGTGCCGGACGCATGCGCGATCCTGAAGCGCGAGCGCCTATGCCGCGCGAACTTCGGCGAGCAGATCGGGGTGACGATCCAGGAGCTTCAGCAATTTCACGAGGGCAAGCGGCGGATTCGTCTTGCCTGTCTCGTAACGGGAGAACGCATTGACGCCGCCGCCGAAGAGCTCGGCCGCCTCGCGCTGGTCCAGCTTCAGCTTCTTGCGCACCTTCGCGATGTACTGCGGGTCGACGAGGGTGGCGTTCACCTGCTTGTTGAATTCGGTGATCGCTTCGCCGAGACGGGTCGCCTCGTCGAGATCCAGCACCGATTCCCCGCAGGCCGGACAGAAATCGCCGGTGATATCGCGAACGACAGTCGACCGGCCCTTGTAGGTATAGGGGATGTCTCGCGTGTCGCGGACCAGCTTGGCGGCACCGCAGGCAGGGCACTTCATGTTCAACGCTCCTTGAAAGACACGATCAGCACATCGTCGATCACCGTCAGTTTCAGGTACACGTCGCCGCGCACCGTGAAAGGTCGGTAGACGTCCTGCCAGATCGTGTGGTCGGCGTACGTCGTCATGCTCTTGTGGAAGTCGAGATCGGTCAGCGACAGCACGACACCGAGCGCCTCCCTTTCCGTGAAACCCAATAGCCGGGCGCCGAGTACCGCGCTCGCCGTTAGCCGGACCTGGCCGGATTCGACGAGCGCTTTCACGCGCAGCAGCTTGCAATGAGGCGTTCTCTTTTCCATCTGCGATCATAACCAAGTAAGTTAATTTGTCAAGTTGGTTAATGGCGAGCGCATGCCGTCCGCCATGACTGGCAGACAGCAAGGAAAGGAGAGAGGTCCGGATTTAGGCCGTCTGGCCGATGCTCGGCGGCGCCGACAACTCCGCCAGCTGAAACAGGCAATCGCCGCGCTGCACCTGCGCGGGCACGCGCTTGCAGACCACTTCGCCGTCACCCTTGAAGCGGTGCAGCACCGGCTCGCGCAGCGGTGTGTCGGGGAAATGCACCCACGCGGCCGGCTGCCCGGCCTTCACCTGGTCGCCGAGTTCGACGAGCGGCTCGTACAGCCCGCGCTCGTACGCGTAGACGAAGTGGCGCTCGCCGTCGACGCGCATGAAGCGCGTGACGGTGGGTGGCGCATCGGGCACGAGCGTGCCGCGCAGCAGGCCGATATGGCCGAGGTAGTGCAGCAGCCCGTGGCGGCCCATCCGGATCAACGACGGATCGGCCATGCCCGCGCCGCCGAGTTCGGTCACGATCGAGATCGCGCCTTGCCGGCGCGCGGCCGACGCCGAATGCACGGGATTCGGCGCGTGCAGCAGCGCATTGTCCAGCCCGAACGCGACCAGCAGCCCGTTGAGCTTCGCGGCTTCGTCGGCGTCGAGCGGATCGATCGCGAGCATGTTGCCGCCCTGGTACAGCAGCGAGCTGCCGCCCGAGTGCAGGTCGACCAGATACTCCGCGCGCGACAGAAGCGCGTGCTCGATGTAGTGGGCGATCATCTGCGTCGGCGTGCCGGTCGGATCACCGGGGAAACTGCGGTTCAGGTTGCCTTCGTCGAGCGGCGACACGCGCAGGCCGGCATCCGCCGCCGGGAAATTCGCCATCGGCAGCAGGATCAGCTGCCCGCTGACCATCTCGGGCTCGATCTCGCGCATCAGTTGCGACACGATGATCTGGCCTTCGTACTCGTCGCCGTGATTGCCGGCCATCACGAGCGCGACGGGGCCGTCGCCGTTGCGGATCGACGCGATCGGGATCGGTAGCCAGCCGTACGCCGAGCGGTGGACGGAATGCGGCAGCCGCAGGTAGCCCGCGTGCTTGCCTTGTGCGTCGAGATCGATTTCGCAGTGGATGGGATTGCGGTGCGAGGAAGAGGCGGTCATGGCGGCATCGTTCGATGAACGGAATTCGCCATCTTATCGGGAAACGACCGCCGCGCGCCGGGCCCGACGCGTGCAACGCCGAACACCATCAACCGGCACGCGCATGGATCATGCGTACGGCGCGTTGCACAGCCGATACGCGAGGCCCCGTGCGATGTTGCAGCGATGAACGCATGCCGGCAGGTCGGCCGGCTGCATTCGGGCGGGATGTTTCGCGCCGGCCCCTTGCCGCGACAGGGCCGGCGCGCGCAACCGCGTTACCGGCCCGATGTTTCAGCTTCGAGACGTCCTTCTTCCCACAGCGCCCAGAAACGGCTGCCGGCGCGATACGGATTCCCGCGGCGTGCGCCGTGATCGGCGATGCCCTGGCGAAATGCGCCGTACAGCGTCAGCGGCGGATTGTCGACGCATCGGGCCTCGCGGGCGGCCGGCATGCGGCTTTCGGACACGAGCCGGCGGATCAGCGATTCGCCGTCGATCACGTCCAGTGCGTCGATGGTTTCGCTGCGGCTGAGGACTTCGACGGTATTCATGTTGGGTCTCCCTGACAACCTGTTTCCCTGACAGGGAGCAATAAGAGTGCCAGGCTTGAAACGCCTTGCGCTGCGTCGATCGTGCCGGCTTCTGCAGCCAACGTGACGGGTGGCGGGCGGCGATGTTACGGAACACGTCACGTGACACGCGAACGCGCGACGACACGTGCGGCCACGCAAAGCGTTGCGGAATTGAATCGTCGGGAGGAGGCGGAGGCGGGGGAAAGCGGGTGGCGCAGCCGGGTCAGCTCGCGGTGACCGGCGTGACCCGGCTGCTGCCGCTCGAATAGAAACGATAGATGCCCTTGCCTGCGGACTTCGCGTCGTACAGCGCGCTGTCGGCCTGCCGGATCAGTTCGTCGGGAGAGCCGTGCCCGTCGTCGAGCGCGATGCCGATGCTGATCCCGAGGCTCACGGTCTCGCCGATCGACAGCGTGTACGGCGCCGAGATCTGCCGGATGATGCGCGCGGCGAGGAGCGAGCACGTGTGCATCGTCGTATCGTCGATCGCGACCACGAACTCGTCGCCGCCGATGCGGGCCGCCAGCTCGCCGGACGACAGCGTCTTGCCGAGCCGCACGGCGACCTGCGTGAGCACGTCGTCACCGGCCTGGTGACCGAACCGGTCGTTGATCGCCTTGAAGCCGTCGAGGTCGAGATACATGACGGCGAGCGCGGGGCCCGGCGCGCGCGGCCGGCGCGCGAGCATCCGCTTGAGCTCGGCATGCAGTTCATGACGGTTCGGCAAGCCCGTCAGCGCATCGTGCCGCGCGAGATGCCGGATGTGCTGCTCGGTCCGG
Coding sequences within:
- a CDS encoding type II toxin-antitoxin system MqsA family antitoxin translates to MKCPACGAAKLVRDTRDIPYTYKGRSTVVRDITGDFCPACGESVLDLDEATRLGEAITEFNKQVNATLVDPQYIAKVRKKLKLDQREAAELFGGGVNAFSRYETGKTNPPLALVKLLKLLDRHPDLLAEVRAA
- a CDS encoding succinylglutamate desuccinylase/aspartoacylase family protein, whose protein sequence is MTASSSHRNPIHCEIDLDAQGKHAGYLRLPHSVHRSAYGWLPIPIASIRNGDGPVALVMAGNHGDEYEGQIIVSQLMREIEPEMVSGQLILLPMANFPAADAGLRVSPLDEGNLNRSFPGDPTGTPTQMIAHYIEHALLSRAEYLVDLHSGGSSLLYQGGNMLAIDPLDADEAAKLNGLLVAFGLDNALLHAPNPVHSASAARRQGAISIVTELGGAGMADPSLIRMGRHGLLHYLGHIGLLRGTLVPDAPPTVTRFMRVDGERHFVYAYERGLYEPLVELGDQVKAGQPAAWVHFPDTPLREPVLHRFKGDGEVVCKRVPAQVQRGDCLFQLAELSAPPSIGQTA
- a CDS encoding LLM class flavin-dependent oxidoreductase yields the protein MSYSLSLLDKSPIADGANAADALRFTTTLAQRAEQLGYERFWVAEHHGTPAFASSAPEIVVAHLLAHTSRIRVGSGGVMLQHYSPFKVAETFKVLAALAPGRVDLGIGKAPGGLPLTTRALQWFHDKARKPDFAGQLAELDAFLGWGVAEDHPLAGAVALPVPPQAPERILLGGSPDSGALAARNGWRFCYAGHFNGDDANLERSLDAYRSAGGTRPLVALYAVAAPTRDAAEQLIGPLKIFKLQFAGGQSFNLASAQAAAEFARQSGASDYRIDELRPTVLADTPERIHRALDALSRRLDVDAFVIDSPVTDYAARLASAEWLGGALSATPLHAALAADRSLSPDQNM
- a CDS encoding GNAT family N-acetyltransferase translates to MATTDRIIDTTPLDVRAQPLIDALIDEYSTRYHAYRPDSHASAREELARYPAEVFAPPEGAFVLLLRDGETIGGGAFKRYDAQTAELKRIWTRSDLRRQGLARVIVDALELRAAQQGYRRIYLTTGFRQPEAWALYDRTGYTRLFDASIDPEAYFHLRFGKDLADPSRTSTLADLWAPVPEPVLSR
- a CDS encoding amino acid ABC transporter permease/ATP-binding protein; this encodes MSDTTHLGGALPPLSSPGARDAGTRFRIVPARHRSRTAGTVLAVALIAIVLHSILGNPQWGWPVFAEWFLSPPVLSGLARTLVLTLLGAVFGLVLGAFVALARLSRSRLLSASAWTFVWLFRSIPLIVLLLILNNLGYLYEHVRLGVPFTDIVWFDTPTTDLISPFLAAVLGLTLHHAAFSAEVIRGGILAVDQGQLEAAAALGLPRGRQTTRIVLPQAMRAILPTAFNDLIMLAKGTSMVYVLAMPELFYTVQVIYRRNLEVIPLLMVATVWYLIILTVLSAIQVQVERHYARGALRNPPPSVITFALARLGALWRRVTSRHAASVAQAHGDSDAATAVAPRAGGEVAVHGVSKQFGMQRVLDNVSFVAPRGSVTAIVGPSGSGKSTLLRTINHLERVDDGFIDIDGELIGYRRDGDVLYELKERDVLTRRTAVGMVFQNFNLFPHLTVLENLVEAPVVVGGITRDAAERIARTLLARVGLADKADAYPRQLSGGQQQRVAIARALALRPKVLLFDEPTSALDPELVNEVLDVIKELARSGTTLVIVTHEIGFAREVADNVLFMERGRIVEAGPPAVVLDAPSHPRTRAFLSRVL
- a CDS encoding type II toxin-antitoxin system MqsR family toxin, producing the protein MEKRTPHCKLLRVKALVESGQVRLTASAVLGARLLGFTEREALGVVLSLTDLDFHKSMTTYADHTIWQDVYRPFTVRGDVYLKLTVIDDVLIVSFKER
- a CDS encoding LLM class flavin-dependent oxidoreductase; this encodes MTTRRSIPFGLMLQGAGSHMNAWRHPSNPPDASINLDFAIGIARKAEAAGIAFAFVADGLYINEKSIPHFLNRFEPLTVLSALAVATKKIGLAGTISTSYSEPFTVARQLASLDAISGGRAGWNVVTTPLEGTAKNFGKAHPDHELRYEIADEYLDVVQGLWDSWDDDAFVRDRATGRFFDRDKLHTLDHHGRFFQVAGPLNIQRSPQGQPVIFQAGSSDTGIGLAGKYADAVFTHSPSLDETAAFTRRVKQSAIEHGRQGSDVKIFPGIGPIVGRTAAEAEDKYQAIRNLLTIDEALAYLGRYFDHHDFTQYALDAPFPELGELGRNSFRSTTDRIKADAKQKGLSLRETALAVATPRPNFIGTAEHVADELIRWHDAGAGDGFILGFAVQAQGVEDFVELVIPVLEARGRYSRDLPGATLRDHLGLPRKASRHAAPGAPHETAAEAHA
- a CDS encoding ABC transporter substrate-binding protein, yielding MQRAVPLSSRAVRTLAAALIGLTAFAAAAAAATFDLSPEQRGRPRGVADAAVERAVPASFKFAEPGTLTIGVAPSLPPISSYATDARTVIGFDADVGQLVSDSLGRKLKIVALAWADWPLALESGKVDAVISNVTVTEERKQKFDFSTYRKDQVGFYVRNDSKIQAIREPKDVAGLRVVTDAGTNQEKILLAWDRENVAHGLKPVQIQYYDDQAMRIVAVQSGRADAVFSVNSVLAYQSAQQGKTRLVGAISGGWPRTADIAIATRRGSGLADPLTVALNGLIKNGRYQQVLDRWNLASEAIDQSRTNPPGLPKS